The proteins below are encoded in one region of Pseudomonas ekonensis:
- a CDS encoding hybrid sensor histidine kinase/response regulator has product MRWLRIAIGFTVTLLTLLCMLPAQAGQGSGWAVLLDEQGNLQLSDIRSPRYTNQFSPIDLDRLTAAEPDGALWLRFRLAAGKHEQVLRIFAPDLSHLNLYVLDGDTLIDQRESGTGQPQVDRPLPSSDFLVPLPQRDKPLEVYVRLVSDHQLRPHITLQSAVMSAANQNQTLLYGLLFGCLGMLILHNLIRYGYTRSRSCLWLAVCEGLLGLSLLLLLNLAGPWLPDWHAIQTPGAYLALLLTAPAGLMFAFRFFAPIGPHPLNKLLLADILITVICGLLLLFVNTLPLNIITYALVALAGLSMLLVGGYHWQKGYRPARLFVAAMVVFNIGTLIILPALLGLTLVAPQGLIMTLMGFICISGLLMSIALGERQRSITESRFSISRDLAASNAEINAKAEFLAKISHEIRTPMNGVLGMTELLLGTPLSVKQRDYVQTIHSAGNELLTLINEILDISRLESGQIELDDVQFDLNALIEDCLSIYRAKAEQQNVELISFIQPQVPRVISGDPTRLRQTLLSLLENALKKTDEGEVLIVVALDDRSVKPRLRIAVQDSGQPMEQEERDALLHAELHSKHFLSANRLGGNLGLVIARQLIRLMQGEFGIKSGANQGSTLWLTLPLDPDRLEHPTSDLDSPLQGARVLVVDDNDTCRKVLVQQCSAWGLNVSAVPSGKEALALLRTKAHLRDYFDVVLLDQNMPGMTGMQLAAKIKEDPSLNHDILLIMLTGISNAPSKIIARNSGVKRILAKPVAGYTLKTTLADELNQRNKGQTVFQPQPAVPGAAVKVPSDFRILVAEDNTISTKVIRGMLGKLNLQPDTASNGEEALQAMKAQRYDLVLMDCEMPILDGFSATQQLRAWEVGNQRTRTPIVALTAHILAEHKERARQAGMDGHMAKPVELSQLRELIEHWVAQRDQQNRNTVRTL; this is encoded by the coding sequence GTGCGCTGGCTCAGGATCGCCATAGGCTTCACCGTCACACTGTTGACCCTGCTCTGCATGCTGCCGGCCCAGGCCGGACAAGGCAGTGGCTGGGCGGTATTGCTCGACGAACAGGGCAACCTGCAGCTGAGCGACATCCGCTCGCCCCGCTACACCAACCAATTCAGCCCCATCGACCTCGACCGCCTCACGGCGGCGGAGCCCGACGGCGCACTGTGGCTGCGTTTCAGGCTGGCCGCCGGCAAGCACGAGCAAGTGCTGCGGATCTTCGCCCCTGACCTGTCGCACCTCAATCTCTACGTGCTGGACGGCGACACGCTGATCGACCAGCGCGAAAGCGGCACCGGCCAGCCCCAGGTCGACCGCCCCCTGCCCAGCAGCGACTTCCTGGTGCCGCTGCCCCAGCGCGACAAGCCCCTCGAGGTCTACGTGCGGCTGGTCTCCGACCACCAGCTGCGCCCGCACATCACCCTGCAATCGGCGGTGATGTCGGCGGCCAACCAGAACCAGACCCTGCTCTACGGCCTGCTGTTCGGCTGCCTGGGCATGCTGATCCTGCACAACCTGATCCGCTACGGCTATACCCGCTCGCGCAGTTGCCTGTGGCTGGCGGTCTGCGAGGGCCTGCTGGGGCTCAGCCTGTTGCTGCTGCTCAACCTCGCCGGGCCCTGGCTGCCTGACTGGCATGCGATCCAGACCCCGGGCGCCTATCTGGCCCTGCTGCTGACCGCCCCGGCCGGCCTGATGTTCGCCTTCCGCTTCTTCGCGCCGATCGGCCCGCACCCGCTCAACAAGCTGCTGCTGGCCGACATCTTGATCACCGTGATCTGCGGCCTGCTGCTGTTGTTCGTCAACACCCTGCCGCTGAACATCATCACCTATGCCCTGGTGGCCCTGGCCGGCCTGAGCATGCTGCTGGTCGGCGGCTACCACTGGCAGAAAGGCTACCGCCCGGCCCGCCTGTTCGTCGCCGCCATGGTGGTGTTCAACATCGGCACGCTGATCATCCTGCCGGCCCTGCTGGGCCTGACCCTGGTCGCGCCGCAGGGCCTGATCATGACCCTGATGGGGTTCATCTGCATCAGCGGCCTGCTGATGAGCATCGCCCTGGGCGAGCGTCAGCGCAGCATCACCGAAAGCCGTTTCAGCATCAGCCGCGACCTGGCGGCGAGCAACGCCGAGATCAACGCCAAGGCCGAGTTCCTGGCCAAGATCAGCCACGAGATCCGCACGCCGATGAACGGCGTGCTGGGCATGACCGAACTGCTGCTGGGCACGCCGCTGTCGGTCAAGCAACGCGACTACGTGCAGACCATCCACAGCGCCGGCAACGAACTGCTGACCCTGATCAACGAGATCCTCGACATCTCCCGCCTCGAGTCCGGGCAGATCGAACTCGACGACGTGCAGTTCGACCTCAACGCCCTGATCGAAGACTGCCTGAGCATCTACCGCGCCAAGGCCGAACAGCAGAACGTCGAGCTGATCAGCTTCATCCAGCCCCAGGTGCCGCGGGTCATCAGCGGCGACCCGACCCGCCTGCGCCAGACCCTGCTGAGCCTCCTGGAAAACGCCCTGAAGAAGACCGACGAAGGCGAAGTGCTGATCGTCGTCGCCCTCGACGACCGCAGCGTCAAGCCGCGCCTGCGCATCGCCGTGCAGGACAGCGGCCAGCCGATGGAGCAGGAAGAGCGCGACGCGCTGCTGCACGCCGAACTGCACAGCAAGCACTTCCTGTCGGCCAACCGGCTGGGCGGCAACCTGGGGCTGGTGATCGCACGGCAACTGATCCGGCTCATGCAGGGCGAATTCGGCATCAAGAGCGGCGCCAACCAGGGCAGCACCCTGTGGCTGACCCTGCCGCTGGATCCGGACCGCCTCGAACATCCGACCTCCGACCTCGACAGCCCGCTGCAAGGCGCGCGGGTGCTGGTGGTGGACGACAACGACACCTGCCGCAAAGTGCTGGTGCAGCAGTGCAGCGCCTGGGGCCTGAACGTCAGCGCCGTGCCGTCGGGCAAGGAGGCGCTGGCCCTGCTGCGCACCAAGGCGCACCTGCGCGACTACTTCGACGTGGTGCTGCTGGACCAGAACATGCCGGGCATGACCGGCATGCAGCTGGCGGCCAAGATCAAGGAAGACCCGAGCCTGAACCACGACATCCTGCTGATCATGCTCACCGGCATCAGCAATGCGCCGAGCAAGATCATCGCGCGCAATTCCGGGGTCAAGCGCATCCTGGCCAAGCCGGTGGCCGGCTACACCCTCAAGACCACCCTGGCCGACGAGCTGAACCAGCGCAACAAGGGCCAGACCGTGTTCCAGCCGCAGCCGGCCGTCCCCGGCGCGGCGGTCAAGGTGCCGAGCGACTTCCGCATCCTGGTGGCCGAAGACAACACGATCTCCACCAAGGTGATCCGCGGCATGCTCGGCAAGCTCAACCTGCAGCCGGACACCGCCAGCAACGGCGAGGAGGCCTTGCAGGCCATGAAGGCCCAGCGTTACGACCTGGTGCTGATGGACTGCGAAATGCCGATCCTCGACGGCTTCTCCGCCACCCAGCAGCTGCGGGCCTGGGAAGTCGGCAACCAACGCACCCGCACGCCGATCGTGGCCCTGACCGCGCACATCCTCGCCGAACACAAGGAACGCGCGCGGCAGGCCGGCATGGATGGCCACATGGCCAAGCCGGTGGAACTGTCGCAGTTGCGCGAACTGATCGAACACTGGGTGGCCCAGCGCGATCAGCAGAACCGCAACACCGTGCGAACGCTCTGA
- a CDS encoding MarC family protein: MLHELFSVYLKMLVLYSPFFVLSCFISLTRGYSRKEQRRLAWKVAIATLVSSVLLYLFGRVIFDVFGITVDAFRIGAGSVLFISALGMAQGKPAVQADNVQQDVTIVPLTIPLTVGPGTIGALLVMGVSQPHWDDKLTAIMSIAMASFTVGAVLYLSNRIERILGDQGLQIVSRLMGLFVCALAAQIIFTGVKGYLVP; this comes from the coding sequence ATGCTCCACGAGTTGTTCAGCGTTTACCTGAAGATGCTGGTGCTCTACAGCCCGTTCTTCGTGCTGTCCTGTTTCATCAGCCTGACCCGCGGCTATTCGCGCAAGGAACAGCGCCGGCTGGCGTGGAAGGTGGCGATCGCCACGCTGGTCTCCAGCGTCCTGCTGTACCTGTTCGGGCGGGTGATCTTCGATGTGTTCGGCATCACCGTGGACGCGTTCCGCATCGGCGCCGGCAGCGTGCTGTTCATCTCGGCGCTGGGCATGGCCCAGGGCAAACCGGCGGTGCAGGCCGACAACGTGCAGCAGGACGTGACCATCGTGCCGCTGACCATTCCGCTGACCGTCGGCCCCGGCACCATCGGTGCGCTGCTGGTGATGGGCGTCAGCCAGCCGCACTGGGACGACAAGCTCACGGCGATCATGAGCATCGCCATGGCCAGCTTCACGGTCGGTGCGGTGCTGTACCTGTCGAACCGCATCGAGCGGATTCTCGGCGACCAGGGATTGCAGATCGTCAGCCGCCTGATGGGGCTGTTCGTCTGCGCGCTGGCGGCGCAGATCATCTTCACGGGGGTGAAGGGTTATCTGGTGCCTTGA
- a CDS encoding TcdA/TcdB pore-forming domain-containing protein, giving the protein MQDAKARKDEGYCEFIELFKLSTLEQALSPFKGSQEYDAVLRYYFACIAKPELHRLQEPLALLRQTLEPMRDSIPARQETDSLSPICEKIAAYETRVQNSLEQLRTPATEVPKVMHFVWLGGGVGEIQRDYLNLWKQVMEGRGYVLNLWYDSDALLAHQTHKLIVEAAKADALRQSDGRRIDGDELATLYEERAIVLKQQMQAHIEAAVAAGQSADDARIDLLVRAYGQDADALQERITQNLLTVTALGDDVLTLRDLGDLETPMALQHLYERETRLRGNLAAASDIVRLHALASEGGSYADVDGLPPLAERLGAVDISGWGADARLGALQLLLDRNPGWMPGRHAVRERYTSYFECIPEPSRALLDVFASSQPSLNDVFRQPADRSARPFELRAVAESNSLSNAFLMAHPGAGMIDAVLDRMRLSYDVIDGATKLAWERGVAISDNESMVSLSHETVEQALGPLRELPMEEEEIFAGLLAAAAAGYFRDGIRPQSEGTIYLTGPAAMRDGMRNYQKRHFTPQGAAALGKDLVIVPLATVNRTTEEEQDHSWKDNGTDPLQWVSDEQAHWRSGRYATRYGGDIVQLLKHSTVEFQSGWPVIEGRAVLLSGVLQRLVDALGEPLVQAMRSGHDGKITFGKPLPLSFADRQAIKAQPADILPPAFLSDAGSADAGVDEVLAKIAKGTLSIVQADPVQRLALGVLMGAGSLDNRSLMQLHGELDNLANSVGEQGASNRYTVLERHLYKRRPPGFVEGLASVADEPAQSSGSALELKKRAMLNAHTPFQWGRHVARIRQLATLEHRVQVQERVEQVLRRFEASSVKLVPQDLLLQGSGDAIAGRCYPLSLVMGAALAKDGQASRRLRERFYLAVVEPEQDDSIAFLQALEELRDVPLSEVGQSRGRADLSEIRARLETSGGHLGLMLNSDNHVLLAAKTVTAEGGATLHFFDPNFGLFEFEDPAAFEQALADFFIDAGMADYYAAFGEPARPQFDVIELQGERVSAVPLSAGFRLAQLLESDTLPGHPSTLPVQRRVARARGKSLNENAHLGRSLLDLDCRWWARQIADATSGLQALHASSKPWVPLFETLEVTPESTYRITLVDPLDATHVVQVVSKDHRLLRIKQWLTERFSTLASKPHGAGVPSEAVEAGSVHTLNAGFALQSLMMALRGREGDGRTLTLAVRLHGYVNYAQLAHGLAVDAAGLMKLYGAAINEPEAIARTCAPLVGEALGHVADEGVGSLLGLANVGFDIYQLATAKSEVDVARFGTQLAFDSAGLTAGLGGLAAAATGAGAAAAVLGGAGVMLGGLAIGAAALAQGFAMIAEEAKTVGLFFDHLEKAWNGAVYRFDDALQAWVVDPSSLIIECVDLSSGTLTLGSPKLFRLRDHFGVPDINPDEGQAFSIRATWGISSRIKAPLPAGQCIVLPCTPNTYYSYEYKALPFASWRHDPGFDAARRLERRDGSGQWKFLFSFYSFPSHYIVHRLFPNYRPTTIEVRLDTAERRLAVPLVPPAWHGLLNYALKGVGGTCTLLLNPGVSVELHSASLTRCRWVLRADWVSEQTIKVASGDLAIDGILVKFTGKGRHDVVLALADRRVFSVNLSTGKLDLLQDTAPDGLDESALLERYKKLAHDHRLVLPYTPVNRYLIPFEPPQAPRYTKAWYDAQEDRFLYMRDLEIDESDETRLALVSGGSAYFYDPASFLIWQVDATSGLPQAEYRLLLGNGSIQRIEAGARGVIHVVQRYVDELGVREIGYLIHDRQLLLCSVTCGSAPNLRAQALAGDRLADWRPVLGEYGIYGNVSAKEGDTKIEWSPAPYVSVCWQLDEVRRDLVWIRSRDRLLINPLPAPGQPRGWEDAIKELNRLTLLVPAQGQEVYVVYDRSAQTLCRLQHTPGERAGSWSHTWIAPERLKQVVTTPGGYVAITKDGHFFNLNTDGRLQFGGLAEHWLQGRPRWWEALGAVAQHYPVDRFALIGLLDHGGNGHLGAWYIDQRLLLCTSANGERIRLLGLTPDRRQAWLFDPSGARILSQGFVDPGLLEQAFANGAQLLRSGLLPAPQEEWEDWRFSDVRRDGAGLRGTTVDGVELALRFGETERVTGVNHAWVVAQGDHLIHNLQALLRTVEHDGFVSTEAEPGVRQWYDVENACLVRVLGTTLRDDDELLGTRQRTQVLLHDRRDECVLVYPGAARFGPFTHVQRDAGVMVIEGRNRVTGLPALVPDGVSTLVLRVGQGAVTYYLPTALWLERDSVIADCRPLPGETATVPPKLVWSLDEPLRLQLQIVGEHLVLTDPDSEHCLILRDVCSEDPLLRGDVFLALGHLSSMPASHLVRLLRKGKEATGSATLQKLLRSRKRLVSAVSD; this is encoded by the coding sequence ATGCAGGATGCAAAAGCCAGAAAGGATGAGGGGTACTGTGAGTTCATCGAACTGTTCAAGCTGAGCACGCTGGAACAGGCACTGAGCCCATTCAAGGGCAGTCAGGAATATGACGCGGTGTTGCGTTACTACTTCGCCTGTATCGCAAAACCCGAGTTGCACAGGTTGCAGGAGCCGCTGGCGCTGTTGAGGCAAACACTGGAGCCGATGCGTGACAGCATTCCGGCCCGGCAAGAGACCGACTCGCTGTCGCCGATCTGCGAAAAGATCGCCGCGTATGAAACCCGCGTGCAGAACAGCCTTGAACAACTGCGGACACCCGCCACCGAAGTGCCCAAGGTCATGCATTTCGTCTGGCTGGGCGGGGGCGTGGGCGAGATTCAGCGCGATTATCTCAACCTCTGGAAACAGGTGATGGAAGGACGTGGCTATGTCCTCAATCTCTGGTACGACAGCGATGCGTTGCTGGCCCACCAGACCCACAAGTTGATCGTCGAAGCCGCGAAGGCCGATGCGCTGCGACAGAGCGATGGCCGACGTATCGATGGGGACGAACTGGCGACGTTGTACGAAGAGCGCGCAATCGTGCTCAAGCAGCAGATGCAGGCCCATATCGAGGCGGCGGTTGCCGCCGGCCAATCGGCGGATGACGCCAGGATCGATCTTTTGGTCCGAGCCTACGGCCAGGATGCCGATGCGCTGCAGGAACGCATCACGCAAAACCTGCTCACCGTCACGGCCCTGGGGGACGATGTCCTGACGCTGCGCGACCTTGGCGATCTCGAGACGCCGATGGCCTTGCAGCACCTCTACGAACGGGAAACCCGCCTGCGCGGCAACCTGGCGGCGGCCTCCGACATCGTACGCCTGCATGCGCTGGCCAGCGAGGGCGGCAGCTATGCGGATGTCGACGGCTTGCCGCCGCTGGCGGAGCGGCTCGGCGCTGTCGACATCAGCGGCTGGGGCGCCGATGCCCGGCTCGGGGCCTTGCAACTGCTGCTGGACCGTAACCCTGGCTGGATGCCGGGCCGGCATGCCGTTCGCGAGCGCTACACCTCCTACTTCGAGTGTATACCCGAACCGTCCAGGGCCCTCCTCGATGTGTTCGCCAGCAGCCAGCCGTCGCTGAATGACGTCTTCCGGCAACCGGCAGACCGGTCGGCGAGACCGTTCGAATTGCGTGCTGTCGCTGAGTCCAATTCGTTGAGCAATGCTTTCCTGATGGCTCACCCCGGTGCCGGGATGATCGACGCTGTGCTGGATCGCATGCGCCTGAGCTACGACGTCATCGATGGCGCAACGAAGCTGGCCTGGGAGAGGGGAGTGGCGATCAGCGACAACGAGAGCATGGTGTCGCTTTCGCACGAGACCGTTGAGCAGGCGTTGGGGCCGTTGCGCGAGCTGCCGATGGAAGAAGAGGAAATCTTCGCCGGCTTACTGGCCGCCGCCGCTGCCGGTTACTTCCGTGACGGTATCCGCCCGCAAAGCGAGGGCACCATCTACCTGACCGGGCCCGCCGCCATGCGCGACGGCATGCGCAACTATCAGAAGCGGCACTTCACGCCGCAGGGCGCTGCGGCGTTGGGCAAAGACCTGGTCATCGTCCCTTTGGCGACGGTCAACCGCACGACGGAAGAGGAACAGGACCATTCCTGGAAAGACAACGGAACCGATCCGTTGCAGTGGGTCAGCGACGAACAGGCGCATTGGCGGAGCGGTCGGTACGCCACCCGTTACGGCGGCGACATCGTCCAACTGCTCAAGCATTCGACGGTCGAGTTCCAGTCCGGCTGGCCTGTGATCGAAGGACGGGCGGTGCTCTTGAGCGGCGTGCTGCAGCGCCTGGTCGATGCGTTGGGAGAGCCGTTGGTGCAGGCCATGCGCAGCGGCCATGACGGCAAAATCACGTTCGGCAAGCCGCTGCCGCTCAGTTTCGCCGACCGGCAAGCCATCAAGGCTCAGCCCGCTGACATTCTGCCGCCGGCCTTCCTGAGCGATGCCGGGAGCGCGGACGCAGGCGTGGACGAAGTCCTGGCCAAAATCGCCAAAGGCACCTTGAGCATCGTGCAGGCCGACCCCGTTCAGCGCCTGGCACTGGGCGTTCTGATGGGGGCGGGCTCGCTGGATAACCGGAGCCTGATGCAGTTGCATGGCGAGTTGGACAACCTGGCCAACAGCGTTGGCGAACAGGGCGCGTCCAATCGTTACACCGTCCTCGAACGGCATCTGTACAAGCGTCGTCCACCGGGCTTTGTGGAGGGGCTGGCCAGCGTCGCCGATGAGCCGGCCCAGTCCTCCGGCAGTGCGCTGGAGCTGAAAAAGCGCGCAATGCTCAACGCGCATACGCCGTTTCAATGGGGGCGCCATGTGGCGCGGATCCGGCAGCTTGCCACGCTCGAGCACCGGGTTCAGGTGCAGGAGCGCGTGGAGCAGGTGCTTCGGCGCTTCGAAGCGTCCAGCGTCAAACTGGTGCCCCAGGATCTGCTGCTGCAAGGTTCGGGGGACGCCATCGCAGGGCGTTGCTATCCCTTGTCATTGGTGATGGGGGCCGCCCTTGCGAAAGACGGGCAGGCGTCGCGACGCCTGCGCGAGCGTTTTTACCTGGCGGTCGTGGAGCCTGAGCAAGACGACTCCATCGCATTCCTGCAAGCGCTGGAGGAACTGCGCGATGTGCCCTTGAGCGAGGTGGGGCAGTCACGGGGGCGAGCCGACTTGAGCGAGATCCGCGCCCGACTGGAGACCTCCGGCGGCCATCTCGGCCTGATGCTCAATTCCGACAATCATGTGCTGCTCGCGGCGAAAACGGTCACTGCCGAGGGTGGTGCAACGCTGCATTTCTTCGACCCCAACTTCGGTCTGTTCGAGTTTGAGGATCCCGCCGCGTTTGAGCAGGCGCTGGCGGACTTTTTCATCGATGCCGGCATGGCCGATTACTATGCCGCCTTCGGCGAGCCCGCCCGCCCGCAGTTCGACGTGATCGAGCTTCAGGGCGAACGCGTGTCCGCCGTGCCGCTGTCCGCCGGGTTCAGGCTGGCGCAACTGCTGGAGTCCGACACGTTGCCGGGGCATCCCTCCACTCTGCCGGTACAGCGGCGCGTGGCACGTGCCCGTGGCAAATCGCTGAACGAAAATGCCCACCTTGGGCGCTCTCTGCTTGATCTGGACTGCCGCTGGTGGGCCCGGCAGATCGCCGATGCGACGTCGGGGCTGCAAGCGTTGCACGCCTCGTCCAAGCCTTGGGTGCCGCTGTTCGAAACCCTGGAGGTCACGCCTGAAAGCACCTACCGGATAACCCTGGTCGATCCTCTGGACGCGACCCATGTGGTGCAGGTCGTCAGCAAGGATCACCGCTTGTTGCGCATCAAGCAGTGGCTGACCGAGCGGTTCTCGACGCTGGCGAGCAAGCCCCACGGGGCAGGCGTGCCGTCGGAGGCCGTTGAGGCGGGCAGTGTCCACACGCTCAACGCCGGCTTCGCCCTCCAGTCGCTGATGATGGCCTTGCGTGGGCGTGAAGGGGATGGCCGCACGCTGACCCTGGCGGTGCGCCTGCACGGCTACGTGAATTATGCGCAGCTCGCCCATGGCCTGGCCGTTGATGCGGCCGGGCTCATGAAGCTGTACGGCGCCGCAATCAACGAGCCCGAAGCCATTGCCCGTACCTGCGCCCCGCTGGTCGGCGAAGCGTTGGGCCATGTCGCCGATGAAGGGGTGGGATCGTTGCTGGGGCTGGCCAACGTGGGATTTGACATCTACCAGCTGGCGACGGCGAAGAGCGAGGTGGACGTGGCCCGTTTCGGTACGCAGCTGGCGTTCGACTCCGCAGGCCTCACGGCAGGGCTGGGCGGTCTGGCGGCCGCCGCCACGGGGGCCGGTGCGGCCGCTGCGGTGCTGGGCGGGGCGGGCGTCATGCTGGGCGGCCTGGCGATCGGGGCGGCGGCGCTCGCCCAGGGCTTCGCCATGATCGCCGAAGAGGCGAAAACGGTCGGCCTGTTTTTCGACCATCTGGAAAAGGCCTGGAACGGTGCCGTCTACCGCTTCGACGACGCACTGCAGGCATGGGTCGTGGATCCGTCTTCCCTGATCATCGAATGCGTTGACTTGAGCAGCGGAACATTGACGCTCGGCAGCCCGAAGCTGTTCAGGCTGCGCGATCACTTCGGCGTGCCGGACATCAACCCGGATGAAGGGCAAGCCTTCAGTATCCGTGCGACCTGGGGGATCTCCAGCCGGATCAAGGCACCGTTGCCAGCAGGGCAGTGCATCGTTCTGCCGTGCACGCCGAATACGTATTACAGCTACGAGTACAAGGCCTTGCCGTTCGCGTCATGGCGTCATGACCCCGGTTTCGACGCGGCGCGCCGTCTCGAGCGTCGGGATGGCAGCGGACAATGGAAATTCCTCTTCTCCTTTTACTCCTTCCCCAGTCACTACATCGTGCATCGCCTGTTTCCCAACTACCGCCCCACCACCATCGAGGTGCGGCTGGATACGGCCGAACGGCGGTTGGCTGTACCGCTGGTGCCGCCGGCCTGGCACGGATTGCTGAACTACGCGCTCAAGGGCGTAGGCGGCACCTGCACGCTGTTGCTCAATCCGGGGGTGTCGGTCGAGTTGCATTCGGCCAGCCTGACGCGATGCCGCTGGGTGCTGCGGGCCGATTGGGTCAGTGAGCAGACGATCAAGGTTGCCTCTGGAGATCTGGCGATCGATGGCATCCTCGTCAAGTTCACCGGCAAGGGGCGGCATGATGTCGTGCTGGCCCTGGCCGACCGGCGCGTCTTCAGCGTCAACCTGTCTACCGGAAAACTGGATCTGCTGCAGGACACGGCGCCTGACGGCCTCGACGAGTCTGCGCTGCTCGAACGCTATAAAAAGCTTGCGCACGACCATCGCCTGGTCTTGCCGTACACACCGGTCAACCGTTACCTGATCCCGTTCGAGCCGCCGCAGGCGCCGCGCTACACCAAGGCCTGGTACGACGCGCAGGAAGACCGTTTCCTGTACATGCGCGACCTGGAGATCGACGAATCCGACGAGACCCGGCTGGCGTTGGTATCCGGTGGTTCTGCCTATTTCTATGATCCGGCGTCCTTTTTGATCTGGCAGGTCGATGCCACCAGCGGCCTGCCCCAGGCGGAGTACCGCTTGCTGCTCGGCAACGGTTCGATCCAGCGCATCGAAGCCGGTGCCCGAGGGGTGATTCACGTGGTGCAGCGGTATGTCGACGAACTGGGCGTCCGGGAGATCGGCTACCTGATTCATGACCGGCAATTGTTGCTCTGCTCGGTGACGTGCGGATCAGCCCCGAACCTGCGGGCGCAGGCATTGGCCGGTGACCGGCTGGCGGATTGGCGGCCGGTGCTGGGCGAGTACGGGATTTACGGGAATGTATCCGCGAAAGAGGGCGATACGAAGATCGAGTGGTCGCCTGCGCCCTACGTTTCGGTGTGTTGGCAATTGGATGAGGTGCGGCGTGATCTGGTCTGGATCCGCAGCCGCGACCGTCTGCTGATCAATCCGTTGCCGGCGCCGGGGCAGCCTCGGGGCTGGGAGGACGCGATCAAGGAACTGAACCGGCTGACGCTGCTGGTTCCGGCGCAGGGCCAAGAGGTCTACGTCGTTTACGACCGTTCGGCGCAAACCCTGTGTCGGTTGCAGCACACGCCCGGGGAACGGGCGGGGAGCTGGTCGCACACATGGATAGCGCCCGAACGGCTCAAACAGGTCGTCACGACGCCGGGAGGGTATGTCGCGATCACCAAAGACGGGCATTTCTTCAACCTGAACACCGACGGCCGGTTGCAGTTCGGCGGGCTTGCCGAGCACTGGTTGCAGGGCCGCCCTCGCTGGTGGGAGGCGCTCGGGGCGGTGGCGCAGCATTATCCGGTGGATCGCTTCGCCCTCATCGGCCTGCTCGACCATGGCGGGAATGGTCATCTGGGCGCCTGGTACATCGATCAACGGCTGCTGCTGTGCACGTCGGCGAACGGTGAACGGATCCGCTTGCTCGGTCTGACGCCGGACAGGCGCCAGGCCTGGCTGTTCGATCCGTCCGGCGCCAGGATCCTTTCTCAGGGCTTTGTCGATCCCGGACTTCTGGAACAAGCGTTCGCCAACGGTGCGCAGTTGCTGCGCAGCGGTCTACTGCCCGCGCCGCAGGAGGAGTGGGAGGACTGGCGCTTCAGCGACGTCAGGCGCGACGGCGCCGGGCTCAGAGGCACCACCGTGGACGGCGTGGAACTGGCCCTGCGCTTCGGGGAAACTGAGCGTGTGACCGGCGTCAACCACGCCTGGGTAGTTGCCCAAGGGGATCATCTGATCCACAACCTTCAAGCCCTGCTGCGCACCGTCGAGCACGACGGGTTTGTGTCCACCGAAGCGGAGCCCGGTGTGCGTCAATGGTACGACGTGGAGAACGCTTGCTTGGTCCGTGTCCTCGGCACGACCCTGCGCGACGATGACGAACTGCTGGGCACCCGACAGCGCACGCAGGTGCTGTTGCATGACCGACGTGACGAGTGCGTGCTCGTCTACCCGGGGGCGGCGCGCTTCGGGCCGTTCACGCATGTGCAACGCGATGCCGGGGTGATGGTGATCGAGGGGCGGAACCGGGTGACGGGTCTGCCTGCGCTGGTGCCCGACGGCGTCAGCACCTTGGTCCTGCGGGTGGGGCAGGGTGCGGTGACCTACTATCTGCCCACGGCGCTCTGGCTGGAGCGCGATTCAGTCATCGCCGACTGTCGGCCGTTGCCGGGAGAGACCGCGACGGTTCCGCCTAAGCTGGTCTGGTCGCTGGACGAACCGCTGAGGCTGCAGCTGCAGATCGTCGGCGAACATCTGGTGCTGACCGATCCCGACAGCGAACACTGCCTGATCCTCAGGGACGTATGCAGCGAGGATCCCCTGCTGCGCGGCGACGTGTTTCTTGCGTTGGGGCATCTTTCGTCGATGCCGGCTTCGCACCTTGTCCGGTTGTTGCGCAAGGGAAAGGAGGCGACGGGCAGCGCTACGTTGCAGAAGCTGTTGCGGTCGCGGAAGCGTCTCGTCAGCGCCGTGAGCGACTGA